The Sedimentisphaera salicampi genome includes a region encoding these proteins:
- the guaB gene encoding IMP dehydrogenase produces MNNEKKIAGTGITFDDVLLVPQQSEIVPSEAEISTRLTRNIKINIPIVSAAMDTVTESALAIALAQEGGIGVIHKNLGIRAQKREVEKVKRSENGVILDPITLTPSDRVLKAKELMDEHHISGVPVIVEDKKLVGILTSRDMKFLEDYNVKVEQIMTRSNLVTSSSDTTLEQAKEILQRHKVEKLLLVDGDRLTGLITMRDIERVTQFPMAAKDDKGRLRVGASVGVHDYDRANALIDADVDVLVVDTAHGHSKNVINTVKELKKSCGIDVIAGNVGTTEAAKALIDAGADAVKVGIGPGAICTTRVVSGVGVPQITAIMQAVKYADQADVPVIADGGIKLSGDISKAIAAGASSVMLGSILAGLAESPGQLIIYKGRQFKEYRGMGSLGAMVLGSADRYGQKAEESKNKLVPEGVEGRVPYRGHLSEYIYQLVGGLRSGMGYCGAQNIEQLRTNSRFLQVTAASIAESHPHDIHITKESPNYTDTL; encoded by the coding sequence ATGAATAACGAGAAAAAGATTGCCGGCACGGGGATCACATTTGATGATGTTCTGCTCGTACCTCAGCAGAGCGAAATCGTTCCTTCCGAGGCGGAGATTTCAACAAGGCTCACAAGAAACATAAAAATAAATATCCCCATAGTTTCTGCGGCAATGGATACTGTAACAGAATCTGCCCTTGCCATTGCCCTTGCGCAGGAAGGCGGAATCGGGGTGATACACAAAAACTTGGGCATAAGAGCGCAGAAGCGGGAGGTTGAAAAGGTAAAACGCTCGGAGAACGGCGTAATCCTCGATCCAATCACGCTCACCCCCAGCGACCGCGTGCTCAAGGCAAAGGAGCTGATGGACGAACATCACATCTCGGGTGTTCCGGTGATTGTGGAGGATAAGAAGCTCGTGGGCATACTAACCAGCAGGGATATGAAATTCCTCGAAGACTACAACGTGAAGGTTGAGCAGATTATGACGCGCAGCAATCTTGTAACCAGCTCCTCTGATACAACCCTTGAACAGGCCAAAGAGATACTGCAGCGTCATAAGGTTGAAAAGCTGCTTCTCGTTGACGGAGACAGGCTCACCGGCCTTATCACAATGCGTGATATAGAGCGGGTAACACAGTTTCCCATGGCAGCGAAAGACGATAAAGGCCGCCTGAGGGTGGGGGCTTCTGTCGGCGTACACGACTACGACAGGGCTAATGCGCTGATTGATGCCGATGTGGATGTGCTGGTAGTGGATACTGCCCACGGACACTCCAAGAATGTGATCAATACCGTAAAAGAGCTGAAGAAATCCTGCGGGATAGACGTAATAGCGGGCAACGTAGGTACAACCGAAGCAGCGAAAGCCCTGATTGATGCCGGAGCGGATGCTGTGAAGGTGGGGATCGGGCCTGGCGCGATATGCACAACGAGAGTTGTATCAGGTGTGGGAGTGCCCCAGATTACTGCGATTATGCAGGCGGTTAAATACGCCGATCAGGCCGATGTGCCGGTAATCGCAGACGGCGGCATCAAGCTCTCAGGCGATATTTCAAAGGCGATTGCCGCAGGGGCGAGCAGCGTTATGCTCGGTTCGATACTTGCTGGCCTCGCTGAAAGCCCGGGACAGCTTATCATATATAAAGGAAGGCAGTTCAAGGAGTATCGCGGGATGGGCTCGCTGGGGGCGATGGTTCTCGGCTCCGCAGACCGGTACGGCCAGAAGGCTGAAGAAAGCAAAAACAAGCTCGTGCCTGAAGGCGTGGAGGGCAGAGTGCCCTATCGCGGGCATCTGAGCGAATACATCTACCAGCTAGTCGGCGGACTGCGAAGCGGAATGGGATATTGCGGCGCGCAGAATATCGAACAGCTCCGCACTAATTCAAGATTCCTGCAGGTAACAGCGGCTTCGATCGCCGAATCTCACCCGCACGATATACATATTACTAAAGAATCTCCAAACTATACCGATACGCTGTAA
- a CDS encoding Fic family protein — MKRKLQGRCINISTVGEKAQAFIPAPLPPVPPIEYSSGLREKFDNAMLAIGRLDTVSMLLPDTSLFIYMYVRKEAVLSSMIEGTQSSLSDLLLFEFEKQPGVPLDDVQEVSNYAAALNYGMKRLEEGIPLCNRLLKEIHSILLSEGRGREQTPGEFRKSQNWIGGSRPGNAAFIPPPPECIQDCMGKLELFIQNKPEKTPVLIKAALAHVQFETIHPFLDGNGRLGRLLITLLLCSEKVLRKPMLYLSLYFKTHRQRYYDLLNTVRLTGNWEAWLGFFADAVIYTANQAVGTAQKLKQLSEADAQQINGLKRISGSAHLIQKAMLERPIASPNWLQEKTNLAQSTVNSCLRELEKLGIVKELTGRKRNRLYSYAEYLSIMNEGTELPD, encoded by the coding sequence ATGAAAAGGAAGCTGCAAGGCCGCTGCATAAACATATCAACAGTTGGAGAAAAGGCTCAAGCATTTATCCCTGCGCCGCTTCCGCCAGTGCCTCCGATTGAGTATTCTTCCGGGCTCAGGGAGAAGTTTGATAATGCTATGCTGGCGATTGGGCGTCTTGACACTGTTTCAATGCTGCTTCCGGATACGTCGCTCTTTATTTATATGTATGTTCGTAAAGAAGCGGTTCTCTCCTCCATGATTGAGGGAACCCAGTCTTCACTTTCTGATCTTCTGCTGTTTGAATTTGAAAAACAGCCCGGAGTGCCGCTGGATGATGTTCAGGAGGTGAGCAACTATGCAGCTGCGCTGAATTACGGTATGAAAAGATTAGAAGAAGGCATTCCCCTTTGCAACAGGCTGCTGAAAGAGATTCACAGCATCCTGCTTTCAGAAGGGAGGGGCAGGGAACAAACACCTGGAGAGTTCCGCAAAAGCCAAAACTGGATTGGCGGGAGCCGCCCGGGAAATGCGGCTTTCATACCGCCTCCTCCCGAGTGTATTCAAGACTGCATGGGCAAGCTGGAATTGTTTATTCAAAATAAACCGGAGAAGACTCCGGTTCTGATTAAAGCGGCGCTTGCACACGTACAGTTTGAAACTATACACCCTTTCCTCGACGGTAATGGGCGTCTTGGGCGTCTTCTAATTACTCTTCTGCTATGTTCGGAAAAAGTGCTCAGAAAGCCAATGTTGTATCTGAGCTTATATTTCAAGACTCACAGGCAGCGGTATTATGATTTGCTCAATACAGTTCGGCTTACCGGCAACTGGGAGGCTTGGCTGGGCTTCTTTGCCGATGCGGTGATCTATACTGCGAATCAAGCGGTGGGAACCGCCCAAAAGCTGAAGCAGCTTTCAGAAGCAGATGCGCAGCAAATTAACGGGCTCAAACGTATATCCGGCTCCGCTCACCTAATTCAAAAGGCTATGCTGGAACGCCCGATTGCCTCGCCAAATTGGCTTCAGGAGAAAACTAATCTCGCACAATCTACTGTGAACTCTTGTCTTCGTGAGCTTGAAAAGCTCGGAATTGTTAAAGAACTTACCGGCAGAAAGCGAAACCGTTTATACTCCTATGCAGAATATCTGTCAATTATGAATGAAGGCACAGAGCTGCCGGACTGA
- a CDS encoding SWIM zinc finger family protein, producing the protein MDDKKLDRFLELTWNDLIAWAGTKIVSRGEGYKSKVSELAAFQSGLIATVRGTFVYSVHVKIDKDGDLESECSCPYAVNCKHGVAAVLKYIEMHEKGIEVPEAKEYDPRLLLIKQQNSEHTLSIAQINSSIYGHTEKENEAEQLSELLDGKSKGELKELIYELIDVFPGITKELIKRNKLTKEKAEKLIYWLKEYLETAYDEVQFDYYGEPDENILDYQEINSNLKRLIRAGYADEVLELAAQIVSAGIYQMDTLYSEEFIELDFEKISPVLFCALQKSSATEEEKMEHALNVVLEDSYKFFDDFRIFLIKNRPESQWSRFADRLLVHLKVIGFSKVSPNHGKDHFRDTFVDWLVYSLEKAGRNNEILYICRAEARTNNKYPRLVEVLREQKKYDEAKKWISEGIKQNQEIYSGIVGRLREQLKQIYKLEKDWASAAIMDVEDFIISPGKDNYAACEKINKKNKTWTEVRELLLEYLEKGNLPWENLSWPLAKPENIDAETNTYRFFPNIRSLVYIAIYEKDPERALYWFDKQNELSFREPVHFADDVAEAAKDCAPQRAVEIWQKIAEDYINQTKVKSYYEAAEYLRKARKIMKQNGRENEWEKYLKELQQEHHRKRRCIQILSKLSLKPIISD; encoded by the coding sequence ATGGATGACAAAAAACTGGACAGATTCTTAGAGCTTACTTGGAACGATTTAATTGCATGGGCCGGCACTAAAATTGTTTCAAGGGGGGAAGGCTATAAATCAAAAGTTTCCGAGCTTGCTGCTTTTCAAAGCGGTCTGATTGCCACGGTAAGGGGCACGTTTGTTTATTCAGTTCACGTGAAAATAGACAAAGACGGGGACCTCGAATCGGAATGCTCCTGCCCTTACGCTGTAAACTGCAAGCATGGGGTGGCCGCAGTGCTTAAATATATTGAAATGCACGAAAAGGGAATTGAAGTCCCTGAGGCAAAAGAGTATGACCCCCGTTTGCTTTTAATCAAACAGCAGAATTCCGAGCATACTTTAAGCATTGCACAAATTAACAGCTCTATTTATGGGCATACCGAGAAGGAAAATGAGGCTGAACAACTATCCGAATTGCTGGATGGGAAGAGTAAAGGCGAGCTCAAGGAGCTTATTTATGAACTGATTGATGTATTCCCGGGGATCACTAAAGAGCTGATTAAGCGAAACAAACTTACCAAGGAGAAAGCAGAAAAGCTTATATATTGGCTGAAAGAGTATTTAGAAACCGCCTACGATGAGGTGCAGTTTGATTATTACGGCGAGCCGGACGAAAACATTCTCGACTATCAAGAGATAAACAGCAACCTCAAGAGGCTAATTCGGGCAGGCTATGCTGATGAGGTATTGGAATTGGCAGCTCAGATCGTATCTGCCGGGATTTACCAAATGGATACCTTGTACAGCGAGGAATTCATTGAATTGGATTTTGAAAAAATATCCCCTGTCCTGTTTTGCGCACTTCAGAAGTCTTCAGCTACAGAAGAAGAAAAAATGGAACACGCCCTTAATGTCGTTCTGGAAGACAGCTATAAATTCTTTGATGATTTTAGAATTTTTCTCATTAAAAATCGTCCTGAATCTCAGTGGAGCAGATTTGCAGATAGATTGCTGGTTCATTTGAAAGTTATAGGTTTTTCGAAGGTTTCTCCCAATCACGGCAAAGACCATTTCCGAGATACATTTGTTGACTGGCTGGTTTATTCACTTGAAAAGGCCGGAAGGAACAATGAAATATTGTATATCTGCAGGGCTGAAGCCCGAACAAACAACAAGTACCCGAGGCTTGTAGAAGTGCTGAGAGAGCAAAAGAAATACGATGAAGCAAAAAAATGGATCAGCGAAGGGATCAAACAGAATCAGGAGATATACAGTGGAATTGTCGGCAGATTGCGGGAGCAGCTGAAACAAATCTACAAGCTCGAAAAGGACTGGGCATCTGCCGCAATTATGGATGTTGAGGATTTTATAATCTCACCTGGCAAAGACAATTATGCTGCATGCGAAAAGATAAACAAAAAGAATAAAACTTGGACGGAAGTTCGGGAGCTGCTGCTTGAATATCTTGAAAAAGGTAATCTGCCTTGGGAAAACTTGTCTTGGCCTCTGGCGAAACCTGAAAATATTGATGCTGAAACGAACACTTACAGATTTTTCCCTAATATCCGTTCATTAGTCTATATTGCGATATACGAAAAAGACCCAGAGAGAGCTCTTTACTGGTTTGACAAGCAAAATGAGTTGAGTTTTAGAGAACCGGTTCATTTTGCAGATGATGTGGCTGAGGCAGCAAAAGATTGCGCTCCGCAGCGAGCAGTTGAAATATGGCAGAAGATTGCGGAGGATTATATAAATCAAACTAAAGTTAAATCATACTACGAAGCCGCCGAATACCTGCGAAAGGCACGTAAAATTATGAAACAAAACGGCAGGGAAAATGAGTGGGAGAAATATCTGAAAGAACTCCAGCAGGAACACCACAGAAAAAGAAGGTGCATTCAGATATTGAGCAAACTCAGCCTGAAGCCTATTATCAGCGATTAG
- a CDS encoding alkaline phosphatase D family protein, with amino-acid sequence MKIQRRKFLKQTASLGILSTISLLSKAAYADYFNQIGLGGRDLNTVLRILNYGFGGHLEDNELNHIPPELRKLYSKMYNLLAEKRSSSYADLFSDAEVRALCRIQGINHIGGPMLGDVTPTGVKVWLRTLRPAEVKIRVETPQGKIDFGPVNSTAESEHAAIVPLKGLKPNTHYPYSVMIDGKKVSLPFETSFKTVNNKEADSKRIAFGTCPHRSGLGNSDLFKLISSRKPSAMLLGGDIAAQDRRNNGAMHRADYILRDLQPPWQRFSANIPVYATWDDHDYFDNDLAGIPKGFTDKDRRNVCSIFRNAWNNPDYGASSGVFFRTRIEPCDVIMLDHRYFRNQDDSNRFLGDDQMQWLKKQLIDCKGPFVILSCGTMWSDYVSNGKDSWGTTAPSEREKLFSFIEENKIPGVILISGDRHGARGFRIPRPSGYSFYEFEVAALGGRSGPPAKSEKWDTQLFGYAKKYMFGEFDFNTKKADPEVTFRLFQDNGKQLYAKTLKQSQLTPQ; translated from the coding sequence ATGAAAATTCAAAGACGAAAATTTTTAAAGCAAACCGCCAGCTTAGGTATCCTCTCAACAATAAGCCTGCTCTCAAAAGCAGCCTATGCAGACTACTTTAATCAAATCGGCTTGGGCGGAAGGGATCTCAATACAGTTTTGAGAATTTTGAACTATGGTTTTGGAGGCCATTTAGAAGATAATGAGCTGAATCACATACCTCCTGAGCTTAGAAAATTGTATTCGAAAATGTACAACCTGCTTGCGGAAAAAAGAAGCAGCAGTTATGCAGATTTGTTTTCGGATGCTGAAGTAAGAGCTCTTTGCAGAATTCAGGGCATAAATCACATCGGCGGCCCGATGCTGGGAGATGTAACACCAACAGGAGTTAAGGTATGGCTGCGCACGCTGCGGCCGGCAGAGGTAAAAATTCGAGTTGAAACGCCTCAGGGTAAAATTGATTTCGGGCCGGTAAATTCAACTGCTGAATCAGAGCATGCAGCGATTGTGCCGCTGAAAGGTCTCAAGCCCAATACACATTATCCATACAGTGTAATGATTGATGGGAAGAAGGTTTCACTGCCCTTTGAAACATCTTTCAAAACAGTAAACAACAAAGAAGCAGATTCTAAACGCATTGCATTCGGCACCTGTCCGCACAGGTCGGGATTAGGCAATTCAGACCTGTTTAAGCTGATAAGCAGCCGCAAACCCTCTGCCATGCTGCTCGGCGGTGATATCGCCGCTCAAGACCGGCGGAATAACGGAGCAATGCATCGAGCGGATTATATTCTGCGTGATTTGCAGCCGCCATGGCAGCGTTTTTCTGCCAACATCCCCGTATATGCGACATGGGACGACCACGATTATTTTGATAATGATCTGGCCGGAATTCCAAAGGGTTTTACAGATAAAGACCGTCGAAACGTTTGTTCAATATTTAGAAATGCATGGAACAACCCCGATTACGGGGCTTCGAGCGGCGTATTTTTCCGAACACGGATAGAGCCCTGTGATGTAATAATGCTTGATCACAGATACTTCCGCAATCAGGATGATTCAAACAGGTTTCTCGGAGATGACCAGATGCAATGGCTTAAAAAACAGCTGATAGATTGCAAGGGGCCGTTTGTTATCCTCTCGTGCGGTACGATGTGGAGTGATTATGTTTCCAACGGAAAAGACTCATGGGGAACGACAGCTCCTTCCGAAAGAGAAAAGCTCTTCAGTTTCATTGAAGAGAACAAAATCCCCGGCGTAATACTTATCTCAGGCGATCGGCATGGAGCTCGCGGATTCCGTATTCCGAGACCTTCCGGTTACAGCTTCTATGAATTTGAAGTTGCAGCTCTTGGCGGGAGAAGCGGCCCGCCAGCAAAATCTGAAAAATGGGATACACAGCTTTTCGGTTATGCCAAGAAATATATGTTTGGAGAGTTCGATTTCAATACAAAAAAGGCTGATCCGGAGGTTACATTCAGACTTTTCCAAGACAACGGAAAGCAATTATATGCCAAAACGCTGAAGCAAAGCCAGCTCACCCCTCAATGA
- a CDS encoding homoserine dehydrogenase: MSEKKIRVGIVGFGTVGCGVAKILFDQKETIQQKTGADLELAKIVDLDITTPRSVDVPEELLSTDINDIAGDDSIDIAVVLVGGTTAAKDIQIKMLQSGKNVVTANKALLAKHGAELFSVARENNVCIAFEASCAGGIPIISAIRSGLAANDIERIYGILNGTSNYILTCMEQNGDDFPAVLERAQELGYAEADPTLDINGGDCGHKLAILASLCFGCEFEFSDVTYEGIEKIAITDIECGREMGYSLKLLGVAEKQPCGEYTLQVSPSFVPSDEIIAQVPGPFNAVSLFGSCVGHTMYYGRGAGMMPTASAVTADIIEIVSGNSKHLFDNLKLKPREETKPLVADIKDQQKRFYIRIQAKDEPGVLAKMSSALGENGISIRGALQQEAPAQKNYVTVVITTHKTSRNMIDDALNKIDEMNIIAGEPVCIQIVEIPGDEG; this comes from the coding sequence ATGAGTGAAAAGAAAATCAGAGTAGGAATCGTGGGTTTCGGAACAGTCGGCTGCGGGGTTGCAAAGATCCTCTTCGACCAGAAAGAAACCATCCAGCAGAAAACAGGAGCAGATCTCGAGCTAGCGAAGATTGTGGATTTAGACATCACAACCCCCCGCTCAGTAGATGTACCTGAAGAGCTGCTTTCTACAGACATAAACGATATTGCCGGCGACGATAGCATCGATATCGCAGTGGTGCTTGTAGGCGGGACTACCGCTGCCAAAGACATCCAGATTAAGATGCTCCAAAGCGGGAAAAACGTTGTTACGGCGAACAAGGCCCTTCTCGCCAAGCACGGAGCGGAGCTTTTCAGCGTTGCCCGTGAGAATAATGTATGCATCGCATTCGAGGCAAGCTGCGCAGGCGGGATCCCGATAATCAGCGCGATAAGATCGGGGTTGGCAGCAAACGATATAGAAAGAATCTACGGCATTCTCAACGGCACAAGCAACTATATCCTCACCTGCATGGAGCAAAACGGCGATGATTTCCCGGCAGTTCTCGAGAGGGCTCAGGAGCTCGGATACGCCGAGGCAGACCCCACGCTGGACATCAACGGCGGGGACTGCGGACACAAGCTCGCTATACTTGCGAGCCTTTGCTTCGGCTGCGAATTCGAATTTTCAGACGTTACCTACGAAGGTATTGAGAAGATCGCCATCACAGATATCGAATGCGGCAGAGAAATGGGCTACAGCCTCAAGCTCCTGGGTGTTGCAGAGAAGCAGCCCTGCGGGGAATACACCCTTCAGGTGAGTCCGTCATTTGTGCCTTCAGATGAAATAATAGCTCAGGTGCCCGGGCCCTTCAATGCGGTAAGCCTCTTCGGCAGCTGCGTAGGCCATACGATGTACTACGGACGCGGGGCGGGCATGATGCCCACAGCAAGCGCTGTTACTGCGGATATTATCGAAATCGTTTCGGGCAATTCGAAGCATCTTTTTGATAACCTCAAGCTAAAACCCAGAGAAGAAACTAAGCCGCTCGTTGCTGATATCAAAGACCAGCAGAAACGCTTCTATATCAGGATTCAGGCCAAGGATGAGCCGGGCGTTCTTGCGAAGATGTCATCTGCCCTGGGCGAGAACGGGATAAGCATCAGAGGAGCCCTCCAGCAGGAGGCCCCTGCTCAGAAAAATTATGTTACGGTGGTAATCACTACTCATAAGACATCCCGCAATATGATTGATGATGCTCTGAACAAGATAGATGAAATGAATATAATCGCCGGCGAGCCGGTTTGCATACAGATAGTTGAAATCCCGGGGGATGAGGGGTGA
- a CDS encoding cofactor-independent phosphoglycerate mutase has translation MNCKHLIVIPDGAADRPIEQFGGKTVLQAADIPNIDRLSQSGIQGLVQTVPQGMSPGSDVAQMSLLGYNPHEFYTGRAPIEAAAMGIDLSQEDFVFRCNLVTYSDGNMADHSAGHISTNEGRQIIEELQKQLGSEKVRFYPGVSYRHLCVVSGMDFDIKALPPHDNIGRPVRKILPSGKNSAFLKDLMEKSRLVIEQMEINKIRTDLGENPVSSIWLWGEGKRASMESFKAKYGLKGASITAVDLVRGLSKLIGFEIIEVEGATGLPDTNYEGKAEAAAEALDENDIVFLHLEGPDEAGHSGDAELKRTALERIDSRIIAPLSEKLEGYDEWKILVMPDHPTPVSTRGHTAEPVPFMISGTVERPDVQGRPFSESNAARSGLHIERGYELMEYFLKV, from the coding sequence GTGAACTGCAAGCACCTTATAGTAATACCGGATGGAGCAGCAGACCGTCCGATAGAACAGTTCGGCGGGAAAACGGTGCTTCAGGCCGCTGATATACCGAATATAGACAGGCTTTCACAGAGCGGGATTCAGGGGCTTGTTCAGACAGTCCCGCAGGGGATGTCTCCGGGCAGTGATGTTGCCCAGATGAGCCTGCTTGGCTACAACCCCCACGAATTTTACACCGGAAGAGCCCCGATTGAGGCGGCCGCTATGGGTATTGACCTCTCGCAGGAAGACTTCGTGTTCCGCTGTAATCTGGTTACATATTCAGACGGGAATATGGCAGACCACAGCGCAGGGCACATTTCCACAAACGAGGGCAGGCAGATAATCGAAGAGCTCCAGAAGCAGCTCGGCTCTGAGAAGGTGCGATTCTATCCGGGCGTTAGCTACAGGCATCTGTGCGTAGTGAGCGGAATGGATTTCGATATAAAAGCCCTTCCGCCGCACGATAATATCGGCAGGCCGGTGAGAAAGATTCTCCCTTCAGGGAAAAACAGCGCATTTCTAAAAGACCTGATGGAGAAGAGCCGGCTGGTTATAGAGCAGATGGAAATAAACAAGATCCGCACAGACCTCGGTGAGAACCCTGTGAGCTCGATTTGGCTCTGGGGCGAGGGAAAAAGGGCGAGCATGGAGAGCTTCAAGGCCAAATACGGCCTTAAAGGCGCCTCGATCACGGCTGTTGACCTTGTGAGGGGGCTCTCGAAGCTGATAGGTTTTGAGATTATCGAAGTGGAAGGGGCCACAGGCCTTCCAGATACCAACTATGAAGGCAAAGCGGAAGCGGCCGCAGAGGCCCTCGATGAGAATGATATTGTGTTTCTGCACCTTGAAGGCCCTGATGAGGCAGGCCATTCCGGAGACGCAGAGCTTAAAAGAACCGCTCTGGAGAGGATAGACAGCAGAATTATCGCACCGCTTTCAGAGAAGCTTGAAGGCTATGATGAGTGGAAGATCCTCGTAATGCCTGACCACCCAACGCCTGTGAGCACAAGAGGGCACACCGCAGAGCCCGTGCCATTTATGATAAGCGGAACTGTTGAACGCCCTGATGTGCAGGGCAGGCCGTTCAGCGAATCGAATGCGGCCCGTTCAGGCCTCCATATAGAAAGGGGCTATGAACTGATGGAATATTTTCTAAAAGTGTAA
- a CDS encoding aspartate kinase, translating to MSIIVQKFGGTSVANSEKIRNAAKRAVAKYKQGHKVVVVASARGKQTDELVADAHELNPNPPKREMDQLLSTGEQQTVSLMAMAIQGMGYKALSFTGHQIQMITDSVHSKARIESIGSEIIHEKLDEGYIVIAAGFQGIDEKGNVTTLGRGGSDTSAVAIAAALKAKQCEIYTDVDGIYTTDPRKYSKAVKIHQISYDEMLELASLGAGVMHGRAIEFGKKYGVEIQVRSSTLDIEGTLITQEVPQMEGILVSGATVQSDLAKITIIGIPHSPGNAAKVFSALAGTKISVNDIIQTELDDNSANLSFTISKNDLADALKTIKAIKAEIQYRELFIREDIAEVSAVGIGMRTHYGVADRMFKALAENKINIDSITTSEIRISCIVDKQQSDKALEVICDTFQLDKEPEERDM from the coding sequence ATGTCAATCATTGTTCAGAAATTCGGCGGCACTTCAGTTGCAAATTCTGAAAAGATCAGGAACGCAGCGAAGCGGGCTGTCGCCAAGTACAAGCAGGGGCACAAGGTAGTTGTGGTTGCCTCGGCGAGGGGCAAGCAGACCGATGAGCTTGTAGCTGATGCGCATGAGCTCAATCCAAACCCTCCCAAGCGTGAGATGGATCAGCTCCTGAGTACCGGCGAACAGCAGACAGTATCCCTGATGGCTATGGCGATTCAGGGTATGGGGTATAAGGCTCTCAGCTTCACCGGCCATCAGATCCAGATGATTACAGACAGCGTACATAGCAAGGCGAGGATCGAAAGCATCGGCTCTGAGATTATCCATGAAAAGCTCGATGAAGGCTATATTGTAATAGCGGCGGGCTTTCAGGGAATCGATGAGAAAGGAAACGTAACAACGCTGGGAAGAGGCGGGTCTGATACCAGTGCAGTGGCGATTGCGGCAGCCCTGAAGGCCAAGCAGTGCGAGATCTACACCGACGTTGACGGGATCTACACAACAGACCCCCGCAAATACTCCAAGGCAGTGAAGATTCATCAGATCAGCTACGATGAAATGCTTGAGCTTGCAAGCCTCGGTGCTGGCGTTATGCACGGAAGGGCTATCGAATTCGGCAAGAAATACGGCGTGGAAATTCAGGTGAGAAGCAGCACTCTGGATATCGAGGGAACTTTAATTACTCAAGAGGTGCCTCAAATGGAAGGTATATTAGTATCAGGTGCAACGGTTCAGTCTGACCTTGCAAAAATTACGATAATAGGAATCCCGCACAGCCCGGGAAATGCGGCGAAGGTGTTCTCTGCCCTTGCAGGAACGAAAATAAGCGTGAACGATATCATCCAGACAGAGCTTGATGACAACTCTGCAAACCTCTCGTTCACTATCTCAAAAAACGACTTGGCAGACGCCCTGAAGACAATAAAAGCAATCAAAGCAGAGATCCAGTACAGAGAGCTGTTTATCAGGGAAGATATTGCGGAGGTAAGCGCTGTAGGTATCGGTATGAGAACTCATTACGGCGTTGCAGACCGTATGTTTAAGGCCTTGGCCGAGAACAAGATCAACATTGATTCTATCACTACAAGCGAGATCAGAATAAGCTGCATCGTGGATAAACAGCAGTCCGATAAGGCTCTCGAGGTTATCTGCGATACGTTCCAGCTTGATAAAGAACCCGAAGAAAGAGATATGTAA